A single window of Plasmodium malariae genome assembly, chromosome: 8 DNA harbors:
- the PmUG01_08044800 gene encoding protein kinase, putative, translating to MQLKTQFHNFLKNHSDNSVHNCINIDNELIQNIHKFYKQKCEKHRVAFRPPSYLNEGCSNSVELSALSKTFDINNICVSLKLKLKVKNRNGKEKQNDCLYFDINPGGIMSKNQKNFFYQYKYTSEKNDEYFENLPREHKMKYFTSLSYNLAGNVIECSQSKYKLINILQSAIYGSVYLSEVIEDVDKSLVNTQKAIKILSKHLIEMAKDKVQEDPLSEYYYRDNMSGHSNILSCDNIFDDNLYVYMVMPFAIHGDLFEVMKHRNKSFSEEEARYLFYQILLAIKFLHSKKMALRDISLENILLFENEKNGLIYPVLNDPGQAIYFNINKKHEVILEEYTKVFGKIFRPPEIYEKCKYDPTKVDIFCTGYILYFCLTKHELFRCALNKDIYWNMLKNKKYNELLKDKKGLHLSNQALDLIFHCLEPNFKIRYNINEALNHPWFKGTFFPVHNLNLYCDDALGPPQVGISGKRNRSSNGNRSYSGNNGNSNSISCHNDNRSSARDNNANRSSTTVNCSGHSGIINTTHSFKLSLEIEQYAKKNNIRIDENSTMEFQIYEHVFLSPNSYNIQIQNKCSKACCSLYNSYKKINYIQQPEHGHNVANVFSPFNQYNSSDKSTNSYHSQKGKNNNNNMTNVEKDTMMMPINRGSIPECCSYTTCNSNKMYNVSSSEHLSGTTMNRNTISYTQIKGSAKNFQRADYNSKQINYVNQPNCDSICVAGTNQFDYKKTLKTCNELSERSKIKILNNHKKNINKLIELKNKKKKKLFPEIKKGTDYLENKSANHVASKQFFLKNEENNVVKKKKYISTAPVVSNKEMPTVSVVSEMEFNKMEEFPKRGSHERNYVSLIVDLQENVFTSSRKDRENGKSVSTADEYGKIMHSSCENGKIMHSSCENGKIMHNSGENGKIMHSSSRNSGGRSAELSKNTSLIEIEMNNESCGKCAQVVESNESQKCKVLEEIPENTSFLKKLKKNEEPPDENNKLYILPYTELEVVRGKINDDKFVVEKIRDEFCVVGNKVQVNNDAGAATAATATATAATATATATAATATAATATAATATTATTATATAATATTATATTATATTTTAATSTATATTTTAATSTATAATATTATSTAATPSTKKSSHKNAAILEEAKKGNARNGPANVFKSSFLSTSSSNVNKEKEGITMRVRNRKNTNNDDTMYGTKEMYIKSSSHGEVSGKDGQSIIILSGINGVTGVNDRSEQNQCTSPLNVYDSCGTNESYDSSKNSCICAGQIINKNCYVEKHFLQNISRKCSVLVCSDRTSGLKQNDDVISEKFQHASKKYKNDSLSNEKHLSDSFSTSMESNIVGEKKKVETIKLNMNNLCKSYHSPSSDINFSKNFISSKKEINDSKESIILKDKEYKQIDNNLCYEVIKDENENYGKRQMIQGSITNESISCLPVEDKQECALENVNRVTSLLTTECLDIYASKEKRQLILEGDYMEQYDEKDSEESNLGSFRSELEALIFKDVMDTEVDADVDADVDAVVDAGVDAEYEEDEFKDALQYELENALDREIKEEEENIEKEEQIDFNIDPSDLENRFKGEPAHMQVDQSLLERSDKWDNKIDNTLGDKAEKVIHSSQEKLIKFCIGTLDDLEEGVAVNKLLLEELNETNKYKKGAIKEKLRRERGKKIIIRSRKKLNEIKEILKKKNVSCKLKIKKRRSMNKMKKVKYCFNSEKKKSKIVKYGTCVFDKNKKKVLFFNNKLNKENKRNLFIIRNPTPVENHLYNAKLNIFIDKKSIPDKRNENENKSISTITKCANGKSGAKKNKHSNNSSSKRINRSYNYSNVKQTSISKRHTISGVQLEGENKKKNDFITPKVEQKNRKIKFCKEPGRAGKIIKNVFLLPSVRRTIGVLYETKKRNHQYSEKNIKRSDNLYNHWLEKKGGSNYSLTAAELDRVDRKAVGVLQSASYIKQCAKGKMKKDKNEMHENFVEKFSKNILLERDVSKKYGKQTKKQNKKKNLNELYEDNKYSNVLINDSRKDTKGSKFEKTNFLKNVIRKQPFRESLINNQRNRQEKKKVLTYNFDIKNENKKLDTTNGKNVYVNKVYTGNYVDVAVHNNDKCIINGICATRGRHVNALGRSSVKGFTHRITGIEDATNKWNKNDVNITKWNNISGKKSECNNGVEKNEKGKTSSGVEKRKIMLTSYVKKYNANNDSENNDKGNNSNKRNNNNDSSKNYNINFSYSKRLPNVTKRREKPLISSTLLSNNSMGNTPSRMKENYSIRNIITDTTMKNKKKIITTMKRKMQGENASSNELTLEQFLNNMNGDVRKKDEKNRKREDEEAATFPKKAAINGNTKVEINGKINSRKLNMRDEGHTVSICTNNDVKNKLLHVTLSNIKKEEKSMGKNYPKMENYISHGKGIVSSKMEGHNNKRLTRLLFNHKKYFTNKIENNKIKKNYLLEKGEAPRKKEDKMERNNYNTSSRETNSFCQTKRGKKANLAHSVNSANNASNANSTNSLNSTRRTYNKRSGELAYNKYCSYLEKRKTCILYFKRGLKTKLDKMKKKKLTNKDEHNDGGSRGCSDVCNEDCNKDCDEDCSDNRIDNSIDNIIDNHNDVGKTIEDHLSEKKANPNDDLSFIEKNKNKNCDNEHVCSTYEKKSLLLKNVTQIERDEMNELNSSSYQEINLRGQEKELDLLKRLSSSNNGIHERVITPPSDAYNNKTDAYRMDQQISGIENTSKDKNDYTTEPNSYHCSKGCMTSSEQQHLPVGIHRGAIYPQKGSNCGISGISGISGISGISGINGISGINGISGINGIDGIKDNGNNSGGSSHVKCTHMGVGSPTGATLSHITQKSNDDQGKNMYMPSTSKHLNIYQNEPFLYNKAYEDSYFTAKAWNQSVRHSYNSYNFEKFSKRTNKSNDEKNASNYVHHNEIEGINDDKVKNMNSFLKDKLTIDNHFSLNNVYTHSTNKVYDDQEKKILNASNLYIVPREINHIRKEVESLMRETCGDNIRPQCTRRRPKKSPSGKAIKEHAVSISNKRSGSNPGEAAHEKDDHPLEIEARLKVDNPVQNTNPQMFASYIRSSKENMEICHNNNDECNNLVENDKKDMYCTEERMHDKFTKNEKIKTNDKRKDYSFANDKEQHGIISTEQAPPQEAPPREAPPLNNLLHSYMNEQAINVELFQNQRRKSKFPLHLSADLMKADTCKITNKANKIYNECDHRRLTKYAKHIKQPYNINTLNKKGNVFLNNVPYLYNGKQVSVNLRNSHYAKREERGNQCLVNLVGGKRYPKVCTTTKKREERYVGDHLNVAHDHVSEAHDRVSEAHDRVNVAHNRVNVAHDRVNVAHDRVNTNVQPPSPSAQSSKIVTPPQKRKINVHRNVKGENISIIGSIGSVGGIDNVSNTIATKCIKDKGCAIINTGRNANETKNMNSSKKNLSWSEKLFQHERKKEEEGISKTGLTFNALESNNELRKNKCMKYITRRGAIRGGIISGANLNNGGNINGGGNFNNGGTNYCTTHKSCTGGRNSHGTVQKLAILHKDNYKSKCNTVMIGKNKSYLCTKWNVKENKISTNISQLHFCENRNVHNMVQWEHAPEKTYSTKNNKLTNLLHNNIFPYKITSILFNKKI from the exons ATGCAATTAAAAACACAATTCCATAATTTCTTGAAAAACCATTCAGACAACAGCGTTCATAACTGCATAAATATCGACAATGagttaatacaaaatatacacaaattTTATAAGCAAAAATGTGAAAAGCACAGAGTGGCATTTAGGCCACCATCCTACCTGAACGAGGGCTGTAGCAATAGTGTAGAACTTTCAGCTTTAAGTAAAACCTTtgacataaataatatttgcgTTTCActgaaattaaaattaaaagtaaaaaatagaaatggaaaagaaaaacaaaacgaTTGCCtatattttgatattaaTCCAGGAGGAATTATGTCTAAAAATCAAAAGAACTTTTTTTATCAGTACAAATATACtagtgaaaaaaatgatgagtACTTTGAGAACTTACCAAGGGAACACAAAATGAAATAC TTCACTTCGCTATCTTACAATTTGGCTGGAAACGTCATTGAATGCAGTCAGTCGAAGTACAAGTTAATTAACATTCTTCAATCTGCAATTTATGGGAGTGTCTACTTATCCGAAGTAATTGAAGATGTTGATAAAAGTTTAGTAAATACCCAGAAGgctattaaaatattatctaAACATCTTATAGAAATGGCAAAGGATAAAGTGCAAGAAGATCCGCTGTCAGAGTACTATTATAGAGATAATATGAGTGGTCATAGTAATATATTGAGTTGcgataatatttttgatgATAATTTGTATGTCTATATGGTTATGCCTTTTGCTATCCATGGTGATTTGTTTGAAGTTATGAAGCATAGAAATAAATCATTTTCAGAAGAAGAAGCTAgatatttgttttatcaaattttattagctattaaatttttgcattcaaaaaaaatggcATTAAGAGATATATCCCTAGAAAATATACTCTTGtttgaaaatgaaaagaatggTTTAATATACCCAGTGTTAAATGATCCTGGGCAagctatatattttaatataaataaaaagcatGAAGTTATATTAGAAGAGTATACAAAGGTTTTTGGGAAAATTTTCAGACCTCcagaaatatatgaaaaatgtaaatatgacCCAACAAAAGttgatattttttgtacaggatatattctatatttttgtttaacaAAACATGAACTGTTCAGGTGTGCActaaataaagatatatattggAATAtgttgaaaaataaaaaatataacgaattgttaaaagataaaaaaggaTTACATCTATCCAATCAAGCGCTtgatttaatatttcattgcTTAGAaccaaattttaaaataagatataaCATTAACGAAGCTTTGAATCATCCTTGGTTCAAGGGTACCTTCTTCCCTGTGCACAATCTTAATTTGTACTGTGATGATGCTCTGGGACCTCCACAGGTCGGCATATCTGGCAAAAGAAACAGGAGCAGTAACGGCAATAGAAGTTATAGCGGCAATAATGGTAATAGCAATAGTATTAGTTGTCATAATGATAATAGAAGCAGTGCTCGCGATAATAATGCTAATAGAAGCAGTACTACTGTCAACTGTAGCGGTCACAGCGGCATTATCAATACCACACACTCGTTCAAACTCTCTCTGGAAATTGAACAATACgcaaaaaagaataacatAAGGATAGACGAAAACTCAACTATGGAAtttcaaatatatgaacatgttTTTTTATCTCCTAACTCGTacaatatacaaatacaaaataaatgcagTAAAGCCTGCTGTTCTTTGTATAATAGTTATAAGaagataaattatattcaacAACCTGAACATGGTCATAATGTTGCAAAtgttttttccccttttaaTCAATATAACAGTAGTGATAAGAGTACTAATAGTTATCATTCccaaaaaggtaaaaataataacaataacatgACTAATGTGGAGAAAGATACAATGATGATGCCAATTAACAGAGGAAGCATCCCTGAATGTTGTTCTTACACTACCTGTAATTCGAATAAAATGTACAATGTCAGCAGCTCAGAGCACCTCAGTGGTACCACCATGAACCGAAACACAATCAGTTATACCCAGATCAAAGGCAGTGCCAAAAACTTCCAGCGAGCCGATTATAACAGCAAGCAGATAAACTATGTTAACCAACCCAACTGTGACAGCATATGTGTGGCAGGAACTAATCAGTTTGACTACAAGAAGACGTTAAAAACCTGCAACGAACTTAGTGAAagatcaaaaataaaaattttaaataatcataaaaaaaatatcaacaAATTAATTGAactaaaaaacaaaaaaaaaaaaaaattatttcctgaaataaaaaaaggtacagattatttagaaaataaaagcgCTAACCATGTAGCGTCTAAGCAGTTTTTCcttaaaaatgaagaaaataatgtagtcaaaaaaaaaaaatatatatcaactGCTCCGGTGGTATCAAATAAGGAAATGCCTACCGTGAGCGTAGTTTCAGAAATGGAATTTAACAAAATGGAAGAATTCCCAAAAAGAGGAAGCCACGAGAGAAACTACGTTTCGTTGATTGTAGATCTTCAGGAAAATGTGTTCACTTCGAGCAGAAAGGATAGGGAAAATGGAAAAAGTGTGAGCACTGCAGATgaatatggaaaaattatGCATAGTTCATgtgaaaatggaaaaattatgCATAGTTCATGTGAAAATGGGAAAATTATGCACAATTCAGgggaaaatggaaaaattatgCACAGTTCTAGTAGAAACAGCGGGGGAAGGAGCGCTGAGTTGTCGAAAAACACCAGCTTGATTGAAATAGAAATGAATAATGAGAGTTGCGGAAAATGTGCGCAGGTAGTCGAAAGTAATGAGTCTCAAAAATGTAAAGTGTTGGAAGAAATTCCAGAAAATacttcctttttaaaaaaattaaaaaagaacgaAGAACCACCTGACGAAAATAACAAGTTGTATATTCTTCCGTATACTGAACTGGAAGTCGTAAGgggtaaaataaatgatgaCAAGTTTGTtgttgaaaaaataagagatGAATTTTGTGTAGTAGGCAACAAAGTGCAAGTTAACAACGATGCGGGCGCTGCTACTGctgctactgctactgctactgctgctactgctactgctactgctactgctgctactgctactgctgctactgctactgctgctactgctactactgctactactgctactgctactgctgctactgctactactgctactgctactactgctactgctactactaccaCTGCTGCTACTTctactgctactgctactactaccaCTGCTGCTACTTCTACTGCTACTgctgctactgctactactgctacttcTACTGCTGCTACTCCTTCTACCAAAAAGAGCAGCCACAAGAACGCCGCCATTTTGGAAGAGGCCAAAAAGGGAAATGCAAGAAATGGGCCAGCGAACGTATTTAAGAGCAGTTTTTTAAGTACTAGCAGTTCAAATgtaaataaggaaaaagaaggaaTAACAATGAGGGTAAGAAATCGAAAGAACACAAATAATGATGATACGATGTATGGGACTAaagaaatgtatataaaaagtagCTCACATGGAGAGGTTAGTGGAAAGGATGGACaaagtataattattttaagtgGAATAAATGGTGTAACTGGTGTAAATGATCGAAGTGAGCAAAACCAGTGCACATCGCCCCTCAATGTTTATGATTCCTGTGGTACTAACGAAAGTTATGATAGTTCAAAGAATAGCTGTATTTGTGCGGGACAAATAAtcaataaaaattgttatgtAGAAAAGCATTTTCTTCAAAATATTAGCAGAAAGTGCAGTGTTCTTGTGTGTAGTGATAGAACAAGTGGCTTGAAGCAAAACGATGATGTTATTAGTGAAAAGTTCCAACATGCGtctaaaaaatacaaaaatgatTCTTTATCGAATGAAAAACATCTTAGTGATAGCTTCTCTACCTCTATGGAGTCCAATATTGTAGGCGAAAAGAAGAAAGTAGAaactataaaattaaatatgaacaatttaTGTAAAAGTTACCATTCCCCTTCTTcagatataaatttttcaaaaaattttatttcatctaAAAAAGAGATAAACGATTCTAAAGAGagcataattttaaaagataagGAGTATAAGCAAATAGATAATAATCTATGTTATGAAGTGATAAAGGATGAAAATGAGAATTACGGAAAAAGACAGATGATACAAGGTAGCATTACGAATGAGTCTATATCTTGTCTTCCAGTTGAAGACAAACAAGAATGCGCACtagaaaatgtaaatagAGTTACATCATTATTAACAACTGAATGTTTGGACATATATGCATCAAAAGAGAAAAGGCAGTTAATTTTGGAAGGTGACTACATGGAACAATATGACGAAAAGGATTCCGAGGAATCAAACCTGGGTTCTTTTCGAAGCGAGTTAGAAGCCCTCATCTTCAAAGATGTAATGGATACGGAAGTAGATGCAGATGTAGATGCAGATGTAGATGCAGTTGTAGACGCTGGAGTAGACGCAGAGTACGAAGAAGATGAGTTTAAAGACGCCTTGCAGTATGAGCTGGAAAACGCATTGGATAGAGAAATtaaagaagaagaggaaaatatagaaaaggaGGAGCAGATTGATTTTAATATAGATCCTTCTGATTTGGAAAACAGATTTAAGGGGGAGCCAGCACATATGCAAGTAGACCAGTCCCTACTTGAACGGAGCGATAAATGGGACAATAAAATAGATAATACGTTGGGGGATAAAGCAGAAAAAGTCATCCATTCATCCCAAgagaaattaataaaattttgtatagGAACATTGGATGATCTAGAAGAAGGAGTGGCAGTAAACAAACTACTGCTTGAGGAGCTTAACGAAACGAACAAGTATAAAAAAGGTgcaataaaggaaaaattgaGGAGAgaaaggggaaaaaagataataataaggAGTAGAAAGAAGCTaaacgaaataaaagaaattttgaagaaaaaaaatgtatcatgcaaattgaaaataaaaaagagaagatcaatgaataaaatgaaaaaggtaaaatattgctttaattcagaaaagaaaaaaagcaaaattgtaaaatatgGAACATGTGTATTtgataagaataaaaaaaaagtccttttttttaacaacaAATTGAACAAAGAGAATAAAAGAAACTTGTTCATAATAAGAAACCCCACTCCAGTAGAAAACCATTTGTATAATGCAAAACTGAACATATTTATAGATAAAAAGAGTATACCTGACAAGcgaaatgaaaatgaaaataagagCATATCTACCATTACTAAGTGCGCAAATGGAAAAAGcggtgcaaaaaaaaataagcataGTAACAACAGTAGTAGCAAACGTATCAACAGAAGTTACAATTACAGTAATGTCAAACAAACGTCCATTTCAAAAAGACATACTATATCAGGAGTACAACTAGAaggtgaaaataaaaaaaagaatgactTCATTACTCCCAAAGTAGAgcaaaaaaacagaaaaattaaattctgTAAAGAACCTGGAAGAGCagggaaaataataaaaaatgtgttcTTACTCCCCAGTGTTAGAAGAACAATAGGAGTGTtatatgaaacaaaaaagaggaaTCATCAGTACAGTgagaaaaacataaaacgGAGTGATAATTTGTACAACCACTGGTTAGAAAAGAAAGGAGGTAGTAATTATTCCTTGACAGCTGCTGAATTGGATAGAGTCGATAGAAAGGCAGTAGGTGTTCTCCAATCAGCTAGTTACATTAAACAATGTGCAAAAGGTAAGatgaaaaaagataaaaatgaaatgcatgaaaattttgtcgaaaaatttagtaaaaatatattacttgaAAGGGATGTAAGTAAGAAATATGGGAAACagacaaaaaaacaaaacaaaaaaaaaaatctaaacGAATTGTATGaagataataaatattctaatGTTCTTATCAACGATTCTAGAAAAGACACAAAAGGTTCAAAgtttgaaaaaacaaattttttaaaaaatgtaataagaAAACAACCATTTAGAGAAAGCTTAATTAATAATCAGCGCAACagacaagaaaaaaaaaaggtactaACCTACAattttgatataaaaaatgaaaataaaaaattagacaCTACCAATGGCAAAAATGTTTATGTGAATAAAGTATATACGGGTAACTACGTAGATGTAGCAGTtcataataatgataaatgtATTATCAATGGCATATGTGCAACTAGAGGAAGGCATGTGAATGCATTGGGAAGAAGTAGCGTAAAGGGATTTACTCATAGAATAACAGGTATAGAGGATGCTACCAACAAATGGAATAAGAATGACGTAAATATTACCAAGTGGAATAATATTTCGGGGAAGAAGAGTGAATGCAATAACGGCGTAGAGAAAAATGAGAAAGGAAAAACCTCGAGCGGggttgaaaaaagaaaaattatgttaaccTCATACGTGAAGAAGTATAACGCGAATAATGATAGTGAAAACAATGATAAGGggaataatagtaataagagaaataataacaatgacagcagtaaaaattataatattaattttagttATAGTAAACGTTTGCCCAATGTGACCAAACGAAGAGAGAAGCCCTTAATCTCTTCTACTCTTCTGTCTAATAATTCCATGGGAAATACACCCTCACGGATGAAAGAAAACTATTCTATTCGAAATATTATAACAGACACTACgatgaaaaataagaaaaagattATAACAACaatgaagagaaaaatgCAGGGAGAGAACGCATCAAGTAATGAATTAACATTAGaacaatttttaaacaatatGAATGGAGATGTGAGAAAGAAGGATGAGAAAAATAGAAAGCGAGAAGATGAAGAGGCAGCTACATTTCCAAAAAAGGCTGCCATAAATGGGAATACAAAGGTAgaaataaatggaaaaataaacaGTAGAAAGCTCAACATGAGAGACGAAGGTCATACTGTCTCTATCTGCACTAACAATgacgtaaaaaataaactgcTGCATGTTACTTTGTCCAATAtaaagaaagaagaaaaatcaATGGGAAAGAATTACccaaaaatggaaaattatatttcacATGGCAAAGGTATAGTCAGTAGTAAAATGGAAGGACATAACAATAAACGCCTTACAAGACTGTTATTCAACCATAAAAAGTATTTCAcgaataaaatagaaaataataaaataaaaaaaaattatttacttgAAAAGGGAGAGGCTCCTAGGAAAAAAGAGGATAAAATGGAAAGGAACAATTACAATACATCTTCCAGGGAAACAAATAGTTTTTGTCAAAccaaaaggggaaaaaaagcAAACCTTGCACACAGTGTAAACAGTGCAAACAATGCAAGCAATGCAAACAGTACGAATAGTTTGAATAGTACAAGAAGGACGTACAACAAGCGCAGTGGTGAGTTAGCCTACAATAAATATTGCAGCTATCtagaaaagagaaaaacatgcatactttattttaaaagggGGTTAAAAACGAAGTTGGacaagatgaaaaaaaagaagttgACTAATAAGGATGAACATAATGATGGTGGTAGCAGAGGCTGTAGCGATGTCTGTAATGAAGACTGTAATAAGGACTGTGATGAAGACTGTAGTGATAATCGTATCGATAACAGCATCGATAACATCATCGATAACCATAACGATGTTGGTAAAACGATAGAGGATCATTTAAGTGAGAAAAAGGCGAATCCAAACGATGATCTTtcttttatagaaaaaaataaaaataaaaattgtgaCAATGAACATGTTTGTTCGACGtatgaaaagaaaagtttgcttttaaaaaatgtaactcAGATAGAAAGAGACGAAATGAATGAATTGAACAGTAGTTCCTATCAGGAAATAAATTTGCGAGGGCAAGAAAAAGAACtagatttattaaaaaggtTAAGCAGTTCGAACAATGGCATACATGAGAGGGTTATAACTCCTCCCAGTGAtgcttataataataaaacagatGCATATAGGATGGATCAACAAATTAGTGGCATCGAAAACACGAGCAAAGATAAAAACGATTACACAACTGAGCCAAATTCTTACCATTGCAGTAAGGGCTGCATGACTAGTTCAGAACAGCAGCATTTGCCGGTGGGCATCCACAGAGGTGCGATATACCCTCAAAAGGGAAGCAATTGCGGTATTAGCGGCATTAGCGGAATTAGCGGTATTAGCGGTATTAGCGGTATTAACGGTATTAGCGGTATTAACGGTATTAGCGGAATTAACGGAATTGACGGAATTAAGGACAATGGTAATAATAGCGGAGGTAGCAGTCATGTGAAATGTACACATATGGGGGTGGGCTCACCCACGGGTGCTACTCTCTCCCATATAACACAAAAAAGTAACGATGATCAGGGGAAAAACATGTACATGCCTTCCACTAGCAAacatttaaacatatatcaGAATGAACCTTTTCTATATAACAAGGCGTATGAAGACTCTTATTTTACGGCAAAGGCATGGAATCAGTCTGTTCGCCATAGTTACAACagttataattttgaaaaattttcaaaaagaacaaataagagtaatgatgaaaaaaatgcgAGTAACTATGTTCATCATAACGAAATTGAAGGGATAAATGAtgataaagtaaaaaacatgaactcatttttaaaagacAAACTAACCATAGATAACCATTTTAGTTTAAATAACGTATACACACATAGCACTAACAAAGTATATGATGAtcaagagaaaaaaatattaaatgcaTCTAATTTGTATATAGTGCCAAGGGAGATTAACCATATTCGTAAAGAAGTAGAGAGTCTAATGCGAGAGACCTGTGGTGATAACATAAGACCACAGTGTACTAGAAGAAGGCCGAAAAAGAGCCCCTCGGGAAAGGCCATAAAGGAGCATGCGGTGAGTATTAGCAATAAACGAAGTGGTAGCAATCCAGGAGAGGCTGCTCACGAAAAAGATGATCATCCCTTAGAAATCGAAGCTAGATTAAAAGTAGACAATCCCGTACAAAACACAAATCCCCAAATGTTCGCTTCATACATAAGGAGTAGCAAAGAAAATATGGAAATCTGTCATAATAACAATGATGAATGCAATAATTTAGttgaaaatgataaaaaagacATGTACTGTACAGAAGAAAGAATGCATGataaatttactaaaaatgaaaaaataaaaactaatGATAAGAGGAAAGATTACTCTTTCGCAAACGATAAAGAGCAACACGGTATTATTTCCACTGAACAGGCACCTCCTCAGGAAGCACCCCCTCGAGAAGCACCTCCACTTAACAATCTGTTGCATTCTTACATGAACGAGCAGGCGATAAATGTAGAGCTATTCCAAAACCAAAGGAGAAAATCAAAATTTCCTCTACACTTATCAGCTGATTTGATGAAAGCCGATACTTGTAAGATAACaaataaagcaaataaaatatataacgaATGCGATCATAGGAGACTTACAAAATATGCAAAACATATAAAACAGccatataacataaatacattaaataaaaagggtaatgtttttttaaacaatgttccatatttatataatggtAAGCAAGTGTCTGTTAACTTGCGCAACTCTCATTATGCTAAGAGGGAAGAAAGAGGAAATCAGTGCTTGGTCAATCTGGTAGGGGGGAAAAGATACCCCAAGGTATGTACAACGACTAAGAAGAGAGAAGAAAGGTATGTAGGTGATCATCTTAATGTAGCACATGACCATGTTAGTGAAGCACATGACCGTGTTAGTGAAGCACATGACCGTGTTAATGTAGCACATAACCGTGTTAATGTAGCACATGACCGTGTTAATGTAGCACATGACCGTGTTAATACAAATGTACAGCCACCATCTCCTTCTGCGCAGTCTAGCAAAATTGTTACTCCACCCcagaagagaaaaataaatgtgcaCCGAAATGTGAAGGGGGAAAACATAAGCATTATAGGGAGCATAGGCAGTGTGGGAGGCATAGACAACGTAAGCAACACAATTGCCACTAAATGCATTAAAGATAAAGGGTGTGCAATAATTAACACAGGAAGAAATGcgaatgaaacaaaaaatatgaacagtaGTAAAAAGAACCTGTCCTGGTCAGAAAAACTTTTCCAACatgagagaaaaaaagaggaagagGGAATTTCAAAAACAGGATTAACTTTTAATGCGTTAGAAAGTAACAATGagttaagaaaaaacaaatgcaTGAAGTACATAACTCGGAGAGGGGCAATAAGGGGCGGCATCATCAGTGGAGCTAACCTCAACAATGGAGGAAATATCAATGGTGGAGGCAATTTTAACAATGGAGGTACCAATTACTGCACTACTCATAAAAGTTGTACAGGTGGGAGAAACTCACATGGTACGGTACAAAAATTAGCTATACTACATAAAGACAACTATAAAAGTAAATGTAACACAGTTATGATAGGAAAGAATAAATCATACTTATGCACAAAGTGGAATGttaaagaaaacaaaatatctACAAATATTTCACAACTTCATTTTTGCGAAAATAGGAATGTACATAATATGGTACAATGGGAACATGCTCCCGAAAAAACCTACTcaactaaaaataataaactcACCAACTTATTacataataacatttttccatataaaattactagtatattatttaataagaaaatataa